One window of Nostoc sp. C052 genomic DNA carries:
- a CDS encoding trehalase family glycosidase encodes MTTPPTLTATQINKVRFHIKKTWKTLTRSHEHLLQSAKDTKLDHKTDTPWIVYISPLEDYPNIQRVLERSLYPKDMQQLQIRTLPSEVEAIKEHGLLYLPGPYVVPGGRFNEMYGWDSYFILLGLLHDEEWELAQSQVDQLLYQVKHYGTILNANRTYMLSRSQPPVLSMMVLALFQHTQDEEWLRTTVPLLEQFYYYWVVPPHLNPGTGLSRFYAFGEGPAPEVVFSERDEEGKSHYDRVKEYYQTFEVEDYDVNLYYDRENDQLTNLFYKGDRTMRESGFDITNRFGPFSADILHYAPVCLNSLLYQVEQDLAQINDILGNEELEKQWRDRADIRRDRIDKFLWNEERGLYFDYHFQSGKRRRYEFATTFYPLWLGIASQAQAQRVMENLSLFEAPGGILTSTHVTGNQWDAPFGWAPLTLIAIQGLHRYGFHTEGDRIANKFLAMVVKEFERHNTLVEKYDVERCSANVSDDISFGYSSNEVGFGWTNGVILELLAADGKKVPS; translated from the coding sequence ATGACCACTCCCCCAACACTTACCGCCACGCAGATAAACAAAGTGCGCTTCCATATCAAAAAAACGTGGAAAACCTTAACGCGATCGCACGAACACCTATTACAATCTGCCAAAGATACCAAACTAGACCACAAAACCGACACTCCCTGGATTGTCTACATTTCCCCCTTAGAAGATTATCCCAACATTCAGCGTGTGTTAGAGCGATCGCTATATCCCAAAGATATGCAACAGCTACAAATTCGCACTTTGCCGTCAGAAGTGGAAGCGATTAAAGAGCATGGCTTACTATACCTACCAGGCCCTTATGTCGTACCAGGTGGTCGATTTAACGAAATGTATGGCTGGGACAGCTACTTTATATTACTGGGACTTTTGCACGATGAAGAATGGGAGCTAGCGCAAAGCCAGGTAGACCAATTATTGTACCAGGTAAAGCATTACGGTACTATCCTCAATGCCAACCGGACTTATATGCTCTCGCGATCGCAACCCCCCGTCCTCAGCATGATGGTTTTGGCACTATTCCAGCACACCCAGGATGAAGAGTGGTTGAGGACAACCGTACCGCTTTTAGAACAATTTTACTATTACTGGGTAGTACCGCCCCATTTGAATCCCGGAACCGGCTTATCCAGATTTTATGCCTTTGGGGAAGGCCCCGCGCCAGAAGTTGTGTTCTCCGAGCGAGATGAGGAGGGAAAAAGCCACTACGATCGCGTCAAGGAATATTACCAAACCTTTGAGGTTGAAGATTATGATGTCAATCTTTACTACGATCGGGAAAATGACCAACTAACCAACCTATTTTATAAGGGCGATCGCACCATGCGCGAGTCCGGTTTTGATATCACCAACCGATTTGGCCCCTTCAGTGCTGATATCCTCCACTACGCCCCTGTGTGCCTTAACAGTTTGCTGTATCAAGTAGAACAAGACTTGGCGCAAATTAACGATATTTTGGGGAACGAAGAACTGGAAAAACAATGGCGCGATCGTGCAGATATCCGCCGCGATCGGATCGATAAATTTCTCTGGAATGAAGAACGAGGACTCTATTTCGACTACCACTTCCAGAGTGGAAAACGCCGCCGCTACGAATTTGCTACCACCTTCTATCCCCTGTGGCTGGGAATTGCTTCTCAAGCCCAAGCCCAGCGCGTCATGGAAAATCTCTCTTTGTTTGAAGCCCCAGGCGGAATTTTGACCAGTACTCATGTCACCGGCAACCAGTGGGATGCCCCCTTTGGCTGGGCACCATTGACGTTAATTGCCATCCAGGGACTTCACCGTTATGGGTTTCATACAGAAGGCGATCGCATTGCCAACAAATTCCTAGCTATGGTAGTTAAAGAATTCGAGCGTCACAATACCCTAGTTGAAAAATATGATGTTGAGCGCTGTTCTGCCAACGTTTCCGACGATATTTCCTTCGGATATAGTTCTAACGAAGTTGGTTTCGGCTGGACAAATGGAGTCATTCTGGAACTTTTAGCAGCCGATGGAAAAAAAGTTCCTAGTTAA
- a CDS encoding methyltransferase domain-containing protein, with protein MSATLYQQIQQFYDASSGLWEQIWGEHMHHGYYGADGSQKKDRRQAQIDLIEELLNWAGVQSAENILDVGCGIGGSSLYLAEKFHARATGITLSPVQAARATERAAEANLSLRTQFQVANAQAMPFADNSFDLVWSLESGEHMPDKTKFLQECYRVLKPGGKLIMVTWCHRPTDKLPLTADEEKHLQDIYRVYCLPYVISLPEYEGIARQLPLSNIRTADWSTAVAPFWNVVIDSAFTPQALWGLLNAGWTTIQGALSLGLMRRGYERGLVRFGLLCGNK; from the coding sequence ATGAGTGCAACACTTTACCAGCAAATTCAGCAGTTCTACGATGCTTCTTCTGGTCTGTGGGAACAGATTTGGGGCGAACACATGCACCACGGCTACTACGGGGCTGATGGCAGCCAGAAAAAAGACCGTCGTCAAGCTCAAATTGATTTAATCGAAGAACTGCTCAATTGGGCAGGGGTACAATCAGCAGAAAATATCCTCGATGTGGGTTGTGGCATTGGCGGCAGTTCTTTATACCTGGCTGAAAAGTTTCATGCTAGGGCTACAGGAATTACTTTGAGTCCTGTACAAGCTGCCAGAGCAACGGAACGTGCTGCGGAGGCGAATTTGAGTCTGAGAACTCAGTTTCAAGTGGCCAACGCTCAAGCAATGCCTTTTGCTGATAATTCTTTTGATTTGGTTTGGTCGCTGGAAAGTGGCGAACACATGCCAGATAAAACGAAGTTTCTCCAGGAGTGCTATCGAGTCTTGAAACCTGGTGGCAAGTTAATTATGGTGACTTGGTGTCATCGACCGACTGATAAATTACCACTGACGGCAGATGAAGAAAAGCATTTGCAGGATATTTATCGGGTGTATTGTTTGCCTTATGTGATTTCTTTACCAGAGTATGAAGGTATAGCCCGTCAACTTCCATTAAGCAATATTCGCACCGCCGATTGGTCAACTGCCGTCGCCCCCTTTTGGAATGTAGTCATTGATTCGGCGTTCACTCCCCAAGCGCTTTGGGGCTTACTCAATGCCGGTTGGACTACCATTCAAGGGGCGTTATCACTAGGGTTGATGCGTCGCGGTTATGAGCGCGGGTTAGTTCGGTTTGGCTTATTGTGTGGGAATAAGTAG